Within the Flavobacterium sp. CG_23.5 genome, the region GCGAGAATATCAGCAGTTTGGATGCGAGCTATGTTTTCCGTTCTCCCATTTTCAAAGCTAGATTAACGGCGTATTATACCTCGATAAAAAATGCAACCCAAACTTCTTTCTTTTATGCCGACGGGATTTTTGATGATGGTGCGGGTTATACGAACACGAGCGCCTTTGTGAGCCAGACGTTAACACATTTGAACAAGAGGAATTTAGGTGCCGAATTGAGTCTGGAATACCAAATTAACCCCACCTTAAAAACTACTTTTTCGGCGGCTTTTGGCCAATATACTTATGACAGTAATCCAAATGTTACCGTGACGAATGATGCCGAGGCTTCGCTGGAAAATACCAATCCCGTTTTCGATTTTGGAACGGCACTATTAAAAAACTACAAACAAGCGGGAATGCCACAACAGGCGTTTGCGTTAGGAATCGAGTATCGCGATCCTAAATATTGGTGGATTGGAGCCAACATAAATTATTTGGATAACAGTTATCTTGATGTTTCTCCAATAGCCAGAACAAATCATTTTTATACCAATCCGGCCAGTGGTTTCAACTTCCCCGAAGCAACGGAGGAAAGGGCTAAGGAATTATTGAAGCAGGAAAAATTTGATCCCACGACTTTGTTAAACCTAACCGGCGGTAAATCTTGGAGAATCTATGGCAAGAATGTGGGGCTTTTTGTGAGTACAAATAATGTCCTGAATACCACCTACAAAACAGGCGGTTATGAACAGGCAAGAAATGCCAATTTCAGACAACGCAATCAGGATGTTTCTAGTGCTACGCCCTCTTTTGGCAACAAATATTTTTACGGTTACGGAAGAACCTATTTCGTAAATCTTAATATCAATTTTTAAATTCGAAAAATAAACGCATTATGAAAACGACTTTTTACCATCTAATTTTTGCTGTTATACTTATCGCCGTTACTTTTTCCAGTTGTGTAAAAGAGGAGGTTCCCGTCCCGGAATTAAAGTGTACGCAACCTGATTTTACCATAAACCGAAGCGTTGCAGAAGTTCGGACAAATGCCAATGCAATTGTAACGCAATACAAATACGATGATATTATTGAGGCTTATGTCGTTTCAAGTGACGAAAACGGTAATTTTTTCAAGTCGATTTCTTTCCAAACTTTGGCAACAGCCACAACGCCTGCAATAGGTTTTAGTGTTCCCGTTGATGCATCTAATACCTATATAGATTACAGATTAGGCAACAAAGTGTATCTAAAATTAAAAGATCAATACACGGATATTTCCTTTGGCGGACTGCGAATAGGCAGTATTTATGTGAATTCGTATAATGAGGGATCAGTGGGAAGGCTTTCGCAAAATGACTATAAAAACGTTCTTCATGCATCCTGCACGACCATAGCCGAAACGCAACTAGTAAAAGCCATCACGATTGCTGATTTAACCAATGATTCGAACTTAAATACGCTGGTTGAACTATCCGATGTTCAGTTTACGGCGGCTGCAGCCGGACGACATTATTTTGAAGATACGAATAATGTAGGTGGAGCGACCAATTGGAGTTTGGAGGACAAATTTGGAAATCAAGTGTATTTCAGAACCAGTAGTTTTAGTGATTTTGCAGGGAATTTAGTTCCAAACGGAAGCGGAAAAGTAAAAGGTGTTTTGACTAAATACGGAACCGATTACCAACTTTTACCACGTTCAGCAAAAGATGTGGTCATGACAGCAACAAGAGCAGCGCCATTTTTCTCCCAAGATTTTCAAACCGTGGTGGACAAAACAAATCTCAGCCTTCCCGGTTGGGTAAACATTGCTCAAAAAGGTACTATTTTCTGGAAAGGAACCTTCTATTCAGGCAACGGTTGTGCTGAATTCAACACCACAGGAGCAAAAGTAATTGCTAATGTGGCCTGGTTAATCTCCCCGAAAATTGACATGGATACCCACACCAAGGAAATATTGACTTTTAGAGCAGCACAGCATCATTTGGATGTTGATTCTCAACTAAATTCGCTTGAAGTCTATGTCTCTAGTGATTTTGACGGATTGAATGTGGCAACAGCAACTTGGATTCCTGTGACGGTTAAACTACCTAAACAAGCCACACCATGGTATCAGTTTGTGGGTTCTGGCGGAGTGGATTTATCTTCTTATAAAGGTAAAATAAACATCGCATTTAAATATACCGGTTCTGGAAAAAACCTGGCGTTAGATGGTGCTTTTCAAGTGGATGATGTGCAAGTGTTTGGGAACTAATTGTTTTTATTTAAATGGAAACTATTTGAATCCGAGATGATATAATTTTTCGCTAAGGCTACAGAAGGAATTTTATATATTTGCAGCTCTAAAATCAAATCAAATTATGAAATCTATTTTATTATCACTTGTTTCTTTATTGTTCGTTTCTTGCTTATCGGATACAGAAAAACCAACAGCGGCTGTTGATTATACAGCTCAAAATGAAAAAGAAATTACAGATTACATTGCCAAAAATAAATTAACCGCTACAAGAACCGATTCAGGTTTATATTATGTGATTAATGAAGCAGGAACGGGTGTTAAACCAACAGCTTCTTCTAATGTTACAGTGGCTTACAAAGGATATTTTACGAATGGAAATGTATTTGACAAAAGCGGTGACGCTGGTATATCGTTTGGTTTGCAACAAGTAATCAAAGGATGGACAGAAGGAATTCCTTATTTTAAAGAAGGCGGTAACGGTATTTTATTAATCCCGTCTGCTTTGGGTTATGGTAGTAATGGCAGCGGACCAATTCCGGGTGGTTCTGTTATTCTTTTTGATGTTAAATTGATCAAAGTAAATTAGTTTACGTTCATTCCAAAAACAAGAAAAGGCTTTCTAAAATTCTAGACAGCCTTTTCTACTTTTATAAAGTAATTACTTTTTGATTTCTATAATGCTAACAGCATAACCTCCACCTGGCGCTGAGAGTTGTGACAATTTAGACTTGTTAGTCACTGTTACTTTTCTAATCATGTATGCCTGTGGATTTGTTTTATAATGGGCATCCTTCGCATCTGCATAAATCGTAGCCGTGTATTTTTTTCCTTTTTCTAAGAAATCAAATTTAATGTTTGAAGTCCTTGGGGTTTCACCATTTACATTTCCTATAAACCAGTTGTTGGTTCCTTTTGCTTTACGGGCGGCAGTAATGTACTGACCAGGTTCTGCTTCAAGATATTTACTTTCAGACCAATCTATAGCAACGTCTTTAATAAACTGAAAAGCATCCAAAAAGCGGTTGTAATTTTCCGGTAAATCTGCTGCCATTTGCAGCGGGCTGTACATTGTTACGTATAAAGCCAGTTGATTGGCAAGGGTACTGTTCACATGCGAATGATTGTCAGGGTTCAATTTTGTTAAATCCATTTCAAATATCCCTGGAGTGTAATCCATCGGTCCACCGATTAATCGTGTAAATGGCAATAACGTTACGTGGTTTGGTTTTGAACCTCCAAAAGATTGATATTCTGTTCCTCTGGCTGCTTCGTTACCAATTAAATTTGGATACGTTCTGCAAATTCCCGTAGGACGAACTGCTTCATGCGCATTAACCATAATTTTATAATCGGCTGCTTTTTCAACTGCATATTGATAGTGGTTAATCATGAATTGGTTATAATGATTTCCCCCGTTTTCAATGATAGAACCAACATATCCGCTTTTTACAGCGTCATATCCATTGTCTTTCATAAATTGGTACGCTTTATCCATGTGTCTCTCATAGTTACGAACAGATCCCGAAGTTTCGTGGTGCATAATCATTTTTACTCCTTTAGATTTTGCGTAAGCTTCGATACCTTTCACATCAAAATCTGGGTAAGGAGTTACGAAGTCAAAAACATAATCTTTAGAATGACCAAACCAGTCTTCCCAACCTTCATTCCAACCTTCAACCAAAACACCATCAAAACCATTTGCGGCAGCAAAGTCAATGTATTTCTTCACGTTGGTATTATTTGCACCGTGTTTGCCATTTGGTTTTGCTTTTGAAAAATCGCTAACGCCAAGTTGTACCGTTGGGAAATCATCTGTGTACGCCCAAGAGCTTTTACCAGTAATCATTTCCCACCAAACCCCAATATATTTTACGGGCTTGATCCAAGAAGTATCCTCTATTTTACAAGGGTCGTTTAAGTTTAAAGTGATTTTTGAAGCCAAAATATCTCTGGCATCATCACTTACCATAATCGTGCGCCAAGGCGAGTGATTTGGAGCCTGCATATTTCCTTTGTCTCCTATTGCATCAGGTGTAAGCCATGATTCGAAAACCATGTTTTTATCATCAAGATTCAAATGCATACAAGAATAATTAATTAATGCAGCTTCGTGTAAATTGATATAAATTCCATCATTCGTTTTCAGCATCAATGAAGTTTGAACTCCTGTTGTAGAAAAAGAAGTTTGCGATACATTCGCAGTTTTTGCTTTTTCAGCTAACCCTCTGATTTCAGATAATTTTGAAGTCGTGTAATCGTATTCTTGCGTATCGTAATCTCCAGGAATCCAATATGCGGTGTGGTCGCCCGTCATGGCAAATTGCGTTCTTTCTTCTTTGATTACAAAATAAGTAAGGTTTTTTTGCGAAGGGAATTCATAGCGAAATCCAAGACCATCATTGAATAATCGAAAACGAATAACAACTTGTCTATCGGTTCCTTTTTGATTTAAAGTAACGGCAAGTTCGTTGTAATGATTGCGAATTTCGGCTACTTCACCCCAAACAGGTTTCCAGTTTTCGTCAAACGAAGTGGCTTTAGTATCTATAATCGTAAAGTCATTTAGCAACGATTTTTTGTCGTTTTTTAGTTCCAAACCTAATTTGCTGGTTTTTATGACCTCTTTGTTCTTATATTTCAACGTATAAGTAGGAGTTCCGTCATTTTGCAACGAAAATCCCATTACGAGTGCTGCATCGGGTGATTTTAGTTGTTGTGCTTGGGCCGTGCTAAATAATGAAAGCCAGAATAAGGCAGTGAAAATTAAATGCTTCATTTTTTTGATTGAATTAATAATTAATAGTTTTTTGGGTTCACTAGAAAAAATTAGAAATTTCACACTTGTTACCAAGCGCAATCAGGATAATTAAATCTACAGAAAGTAAAAATAAGCGATTTCCCTTTTGTCTTTAACCAGTACTGTAAAATAGTAGGTTTTTGAATTCTAAAAATGGATTTAAGGTGTTGTAAGATAGTGAATTATACAGTATTTGAAATAAAAAAAAGTAGTTTTTATGAAAGTAAAATTATCTTTTTTAGCCTTGAATGCTGCAATAAAAGGATTATTTTATGGCGTGTTGGTCCCTATTGACATCACTTTTGCTTCAAATTCCTCCCTTGGTCCTTTCGCTTTATTTTTTAATAACGAACGATAATTATAAATTGTAGATATGGAATATCTTAAAAATACAGCTATTTTATTGCTATCCTTTATGCCCAAACGGATCAATGCAACAATTCTTAATTCCGTATTTAGAAGTTCTCCGTCTTTCAATTGGGTTAATTCAGTATCGATTAGCAAATCTTCAAATTGACTAATAAAATTGGGAAAGAGTTGTAAAAAGGTTTTGTCAAAATTGGTGTAAAACTCTTTTAATTCGTCTTCAATAAACTGTTTCGATTTTATCGCGTTTACCAAATTATTCATTTTACCGGCGGTCGCCATTACATTTAATTTACTTTGATAGCCTTCCAGTTTACCAATATAATCCGAACACTGATCCATGTATCGACCAATAAATATTTCTTTTAAAAGATTAGCTTCGGTTAGTGTATTGTTAGTTTCATTTAGTTTTAAATTAAAAGCTTGCAGGGCAACATTTAGTTCCGACAATTGTTCATTTGCCAGATTTAGATCCTTTTGTGCTATTTTTAATTTTTTCATTTGCTTAAAAAGCAGTATCATAACCACTAATAAGATAACGGTTAATACACTCACACTAATCAAAAACAGTATAAGTTGTCTTTGATTGGTTTGATTTTGATGTTGATACGCTTCGCTGATGATAGGCATCATTTTGGATATTTCGTAGGTTCTTAAACGTGCGTTGCAAAAAAGTGCATCTTCAAGAGAACGCTGTATGTATTTGTAGGCTCGATCAATTTCCCCTTCTTCGTATAATAAAAAAGCCAAATTCCGTAGGGAAATATTTTCTTTCTTAGCCAGTTGCAAATCGGAAATAGCAGAAATAGTAAGCCATTTTTTTTCGGATTCTCTGTCTTTCTTTTGATGATACACATGAGAAATTATATAAGCAAAGACCGCACGATTTGGATCCGTGAGAGGAATAGTCGGGAAAATAGTTTGCAATAATTGTAAGGATTGGTCGTAATGACCCGTATCAATTAATATTTCCGATTGGGTAATATTATATTCCCAAGATTGTTTGGGAAAATACTGTAACGCGGAATCCCTATATTTTTTTGTTAATAAAGCATATTTATTTTTCTCATAACTAGACGTGGCATAATCATTCATGTATCCATAAATAATTCGATTTACGCTATAATAAGAACCTTTTAATTCGGGAGAATCAGCAAACGTGTTTTTTGAAAGAATATCAATTGCTTCTTTATACATTCCCAAAGTACCCATTATCGAGGCTAGATTGAGTGCTGCAAGACTGCTTTTTTTTTGACCTTTTAGTTTAAGGGCTATCTGCAAACTCTTTCGTGCAAAAACTAATGCAGAATCCGATTTATATAATCGATATTCGTCGAAGAGTTTGCCGTAAATTTCAAGTTTTTGAAGGTCATTCGAATTAGATTTCAAAAGTTTTTTGAATGAATTTATTTTATTCTCTTTTTGGTCCGAATACACTTGGTGATTCTCGATTGTTTGGTCCAACTGATTCAATAAAGACTCAGAATTATCCTGAGCTAACATTAATATTGGAAAAAATAACACAAAAAGGAAAGGCAAAAATCGATGCATTAATTTAGGTTTAAGTTCCTGTAAAATTAACTAAAAATATAAATTAACTTTCAATCCCCACAACTAAATGCGGAATCCGTTTATAGTATTGCAATTAAAAAAAATCTTAAATGGGATCGTGAAATTATCATTATTCACACCTTCTGCTTTTTTATAATCACAGAACTTCATAAGTACAAAGCAAATCATTAAATTTGTAGCTTATTTAAAATCATGTTAGAAAAAGAAGTAATAAATTTCGAAAAAACGGCCATTGTAGGTATAGTAACTCAAAATCAAAGTGAAGAGAAACTAAACGAATATCTTGATGAATTAGAGTTTTTGACTTTTACCGCAGGCGGGAAAGTAATCAAACGCTTTTCTCAAAAAATGGAACGCCCAAATCCCAAAACTTTTGTGGGTACCGGAAAAATAGAGGAAATCAATCTTTTTGTAAAAGAGAATGATATTTCGACTTTGGTATTTGATGATGAATTGTCGCCTTCCCAACAAAAAAATATTTCTAAAATTATAGATTGTAAAATTCTGGACAGGACACACCTTATCTTGGATATTTTTGCGCAACGTGCCGAAACGTCTTACGCAAGAACCCAAGTAGAATTAGCACAATGTCAATATTTACTGCCAAGACTTTCTGGAATGTGGACTCACCTGGAACGCCAAAAAGGGGGAATTGGAATGCGTGGACCTGGAGAAACGGAGATTGAAACCGATAGACGTATTGTTCGCGACAGGATTGCTTTATTGAAAGAAAAAATAAAAAGCATCGACAAACAAATGGGTACACAGCGAGGTAATCGCGGTTCTATGGTTCGTGTTGCTTTGGTAGGATATACGAATGTTGGGAAATCAACCTTGATGAATGCGGTTGGGAAAAGTGATGTTTTTGTAGAAAACAAACTTTTTGCGACATTGGATACCACCGTTCGGAAAGTAGTGATTAAAAACCTACCTTTTTTGCTTTCGGACACCGTAGGATTTATTAGAAAATTACCAACACAATTGGTGGATTCTTTTAAAAGCACCTTGGATGAGGTTCGTGAAGCCGATTTATTATTGCATGCTGTTGATATTTCGCACCCTGAATTTGAAGATCAAATCGAAT harbors:
- a CDS encoding DUF5689 domain-containing protein, with the translated sequence MKTTFYHLIFAVILIAVTFSSCVKEEVPVPELKCTQPDFTINRSVAEVRTNANAIVTQYKYDDIIEAYVVSSDENGNFFKSISFQTLATATTPAIGFSVPVDASNTYIDYRLGNKVYLKLKDQYTDISFGGLRIGSIYVNSYNEGSVGRLSQNDYKNVLHASCTTIAETQLVKAITIADLTNDSNLNTLVELSDVQFTAAAAGRHYFEDTNNVGGATNWSLEDKFGNQVYFRTSSFSDFAGNLVPNGSGKVKGVLTKYGTDYQLLPRSAKDVVMTATRAAPFFSQDFQTVVDKTNLSLPGWVNIAQKGTIFWKGTFYSGNGCAEFNTTGAKVIANVAWLISPKIDMDTHTKEILTFRAAQHHLDVDSQLNSLEVYVSSDFDGLNVATATWIPVTVKLPKQATPWYQFVGSGGVDLSSYKGKINIAFKYTGSGKNLALDGAFQVDDVQVFGN
- a CDS encoding FKBP-type peptidyl-prolyl cis-trans isomerase → MKSILLSLVSLLFVSCLSDTEKPTAAVDYTAQNEKEITDYIAKNKLTATRTDSGLYYVINEAGTGVKPTASSNVTVAYKGYFTNGNVFDKSGDAGISFGLQQVIKGWTEGIPYFKEGGNGILLIPSALGYGSNGSGPIPGGSVILFDVKLIKVN
- a CDS encoding glycoside hydrolase family 97 protein, coding for MKHLIFTALFWLSLFSTAQAQQLKSPDAALVMGFSLQNDGTPTYTLKYKNKEVIKTSKLGLELKNDKKSLLNDFTIIDTKATSFDENWKPVWGEVAEIRNHYNELAVTLNQKGTDRQVVIRFRLFNDGLGFRYEFPSQKNLTYFVIKEERTQFAMTGDHTAYWIPGDYDTQEYDYTTSKLSEIRGLAEKAKTANVSQTSFSTTGVQTSLMLKTNDGIYINLHEAALINYSCMHLNLDDKNMVFESWLTPDAIGDKGNMQAPNHSPWRTIMVSDDARDILASKITLNLNDPCKIEDTSWIKPVKYIGVWWEMITGKSSWAYTDDFPTVQLGVSDFSKAKPNGKHGANNTNVKKYIDFAAANGFDGVLVEGWNEGWEDWFGHSKDYVFDFVTPYPDFDVKGIEAYAKSKGVKMIMHHETSGSVRNYERHMDKAYQFMKDNGYDAVKSGYVGSIIENGGNHYNQFMINHYQYAVEKAADYKIMVNAHEAVRPTGICRTYPNLIGNEAARGTEYQSFGGSKPNHVTLLPFTRLIGGPMDYTPGIFEMDLTKLNPDNHSHVNSTLANQLALYVTMYSPLQMAADLPENYNRFLDAFQFIKDVAIDWSESKYLEAEPGQYITAARKAKGTNNWFIGNVNGETPRTSNIKFDFLEKGKKYTATIYADAKDAHYKTNPQAYMIRKVTVTNKSKLSQLSAPGGGYAVSIIEIKK
- a CDS encoding DUF6377 domain-containing protein, coding for MHRFLPFLFVLFFPILMLAQDNSESLLNQLDQTIENHQVYSDQKENKINSFKKLLKSNSNDLQKLEIYGKLFDEYRLYKSDSALVFARKSLQIALKLKGQKKSSLAALNLASIMGTLGMYKEAIDILSKNTFADSPELKGSYYSVNRIIYGYMNDYATSSYEKNKYALLTKKYRDSALQYFPKQSWEYNITQSEILIDTGHYDQSLQLLQTIFPTIPLTDPNRAVFAYIISHVYHQKKDRESEKKWLTISAISDLQLAKKENISLRNLAFLLYEEGEIDRAYKYIQRSLEDALFCNARLRTYEISKMMPIISEAYQHQNQTNQRQLILFLISVSVLTVILLVVMILLFKQMKKLKIAQKDLNLANEQLSELNVALQAFNLKLNETNNTLTEANLLKEIFIGRYMDQCSDYIGKLEGYQSKLNVMATAGKMNNLVNAIKSKQFIEDELKEFYTNFDKTFLQLFPNFISQFEDLLIDTELTQLKDGELLNTELRIVALIRLGIKDSNKIAVFLRYSISTIYNYRSLLKNKAKGPREEFEAKVMSIGTNTP
- the hflX gene encoding GTPase HflX, with the translated sequence MLEKEVINFEKTAIVGIVTQNQSEEKLNEYLDELEFLTFTAGGKVIKRFSQKMERPNPKTFVGTGKIEEINLFVKENDISTLVFDDELSPSQQKNISKIIDCKILDRTHLILDIFAQRAETSYARTQVELAQCQYLLPRLSGMWTHLERQKGGIGMRGPGETEIETDRRIVRDRIALLKEKIKSIDKQMGTQRGNRGSMVRVALVGYTNVGKSTLMNAVGKSDVFVENKLFATLDTTVRKVVIKNLPFLLSDTVGFIRKLPTQLVDSFKSTLDEVREADLLLHAVDISHPEFEDQIESVNKTLSDIKCNDKPVIMVFNKIDAYKPLTIDEDDLMTEKTPRHFTLEEWKSTWMNKVGEQNALFISATNKENFEEFRERVYEAVRHIHITRFPYNKFLYPDYKDAVEKEDKEETEEE